Proteins co-encoded in one Phycodurus eques isolate BA_2022a chromosome 21, UOR_Pequ_1.1, whole genome shotgun sequence genomic window:
- the chrnd gene encoding acetylcholine receptor subunit delta produces the protein MKPPHDVAVLLLALLWPACLCRNEEERLINYLLKERGYNKELRPVERQQDAVNVTLALTLSNLISLKEVDETLLTNVWIDHTWTDYRLTWNTSEFDGIDMLRLPSNMVWLPEIVLENNNDAQFQVAYYSNVLVNYEGLCYWLPPAIFRSSCSINVNYFPFDWQNCTLKFTSLTYNAKEIRMLLKTETDDDGNKWTVEWIIIDPASWAENGEWEVIHRPAKRNTYKHIPMESNKHQDITFYLIIKRKPLFYIVNIIIPCVLISFLASLVYYLPADSGEKMTLSISVLLAQSVFLLLISQRLPETSISVPLIVKYLMFIMVLVTVVVLNCVVVLNLHFRSPSTHVMSEWTKRLFLERLPRLLLMSRPAESEPYWNGALQRRSSSAGYIASAEEYYSVKSRSDLMFERQSVRHGLVTRPAHATVKKLQEEGGVTEQLYGEIKPAVDGANYIIKHMRNKNDYNEEKDNWSGIARTVDRLCLFLITPVMIFGTIIIFLMGLYNHPPPLPFAGDAHNYREDNSRLL, from the exons CGCCTGATCAACTACCTGTTAAAGGAACGCGGATACAACAAGGAGCTGCGTCCCGTGGAGAGGCAACAGGATGCCGTCAACGTCACCCTCGCTCTCACGCTCTCAAACCTCATCTCCttg AAAGAAGTGGACGAGACTCTGCTCACCAACGTCTGGATCGACCAT acGTGGACGGATTACAGGCTGACGTGGAACACGAGCGAGTTTGACGGCATAGATATGCTGCGCTTGCCGTCCAACATGGTGTGGCTGCCCGAGATCGTGCTGGAAAACAA TAATGATGCGCAGTTCCAGGTGGCCTACTACAGCAACGTGCTGGTTAACTATGAAGGGCTATGCTACTGGTTGCCCCCAGCCATCTTCCGCTCATCTTGCTCCATCAACGTCAACTATTTCCCCTTCGACTGGCAGAACTGCACCCTCAAGTTCAC CTCACTGACGTACAACGCCAAAGAGATCCGAATGCTCCTGAAGACGGAAACGGACGACGACGGCAACAAGTGGACAGTCGAGTGGATCATCATCGATCCGGCCAGCTGGGCCG AGAACGGCGAGTGGGAGGTGATTCACCGTCCGGCCAAGAGGAACACGTACAAACACATTCCCATGGAGAGCAACAAGCACCAGGACATCACCTTCTACCTCATCATCAAACGCAAACCGCTCTTCTACATCGTCAACATCATCATCCCCTGCGTGCTCATCTCCTTCCTGGCGTCGCTCGTCTACTACCTGCCCGCCGACA gTGGTGAGAAGATGACGCTGTCCATCTCTGTGCTGCTTGCTCAGTCTGTCTTCCTGCTGCTGATCTCTCAAAGGCTTCCAGAAACTTCCATCTCCGTCCCGCTCATTGTCAA GTACCTGATGTTCATCATGGTGCTGGTGACAGTGGTGGTTTTGAACTGTGTTGTGGTTCTCAACCTGCACTTTAGGAGCCCAAGCACACATGTCATGTCTGAGTGGACCAAGAGG TTGTTTCTGGAGCGacttccccgcctcctgctcatGTCCCGGCCGGCGGAGTCCGAGCCGTACTGGAACGGCGCATTGCAGCGGCGGTCTAGCTCGGCCGGCTACATCGCATCGGCCGAGGAGTACTACAGCGTCAAGTCCCGCAGCGACTTGATGTTCGAGAGGCAGTCGGTGAGACACGGGCTCGTGACCCGGCCCGCGCACGCCACAG tAAAAAAACTGCAGGAGGAGGGTGGCGTCACTGAGCAGCTGTACGGGGAAATCAAGCCGGCGGTGGACGGAGCAAACtacatcatcaaacacatgcGCAACAAGAACGACTACAATGAG GAGAAGGATAACTGGAGCGGCATCGCTCGCACCGTGGACCGTCTGTGCCTTTTCCTGATTACCCCAGTGATGATCTTTGGCACCATCATCATCTTCCTAATGGGCCTCTACAATCACCCCCCGCCGCTGCCCTTCGCTGGAGATGCTCACAACTACAGGGAGGACAACTCACGGCTGCTGtga